In Vicia villosa cultivar HV-30 ecotype Madison, WI linkage group LG7, Vvil1.0, whole genome shotgun sequence, the DNA window tcTTAGGTTGTTTTTGGTGGGTTTGAGGTAATTATTTTGtgggtttttttttttgggtagATCAAAGATTCAAGCTTTTATTTTAGGTTAAGGTTGTTACTTGTTTTTTGTGTTGTATCATTTTTATGTctctttatttatgtttttttaataccATGATTGGGTTTTGGAATACTagattgttgttgtgttggttaGTTGAAAATACTTTTATGGATCTAAAATTTAGGATTTTGGAACAAAGGTTGTTTTTTTAGATATGGATAGAAATGGGTAATTTTTGTTTATgacttggattttttttttatgggTTTTTGTAAATAGTGAAGTTTTTTAGATGaagtttttattgattttttgctGGTTTTTTGTACAGGATTTGGATTATGTGCAGTGGTTCAAAGAGTAAAATTTCTTCATCGGATTACGCCATGGAGAGTAAGCTTGAGAAGGGTATTCACAACTCATCAGTATTGCTTGAATTGGCTGCTGCTGATGATTTCAATGCTTTCgcacgagaagtggaagagaagggtTTGGATTTGAATGAAGAAGGGTTTTGGTATGGTAGGAGAATTGGGTTGAAGGAGATGGGAGCTGAGAAGAGGACTCCGCTCATGATTGCTTCTTTGTTTGGAAGTATTAAGGTGGTTAAGTATATTGTTTTGACAGGAAAGGTTGATGTTAATGGAGTTTGTGGTTCTGATATGGTTACTGCTCTTCATTGTGCTGTTGCCGGTGGTTCGGAGTCATCGTTTGAGGTTGTCAAGCTTTTGCTTGAGGCTGGGGCGGATGCCGATTGTGTTGATGCTGGTGGGAATAAGCCGGTTGATTTGATTGTGCCTGCTTTTAATGCTTTGTTGAAATCGCGTAGGAAGGTGTTGGAGCTGTTTCTGAGAGGTGAGGTGAGTGCCGAACTCGTCCAAGGGGAGATGGATGTTCCTTTGAAAAAAGATGGTGGTGATAAGAAAGAGTATCCTATTGATATATCGTTGCCGGATATAAACAACGGTGTATATGGATCGGATGAGTTTAGGATGTATAGTTTCAAGGTGAAACCGTGTTCGAGGGCTTATTCTCACGATTGGACTGAGTGTCCTTTTGTTCATCCAGGTGAGAACGCAAGGAGGAGAGACCCAAGGAAATACCCTTACAGCTGTGTTCCTTGCCCAGAGTTTCGCAAAGGTTCCTGCCAGAAAGGCGATTCTTGCGAGTATGCTCACGGTGTTTTTGAGTCATGGCTTCATCCTGCACAATACCGAACAAGGCTTTGTAAGGATGAAACTGGCTGTAACAGAAAAGTATGCTTCTTTGCTCACAAGCCTGAAGAGCTTCGTCCCGTGTATGCTTCCACTGGGTCCGCTATGCCCTCACCGAAATCTTATTCAGCTAGTGCACTTGACATGACATCGATGAGTCCGTTGTCTCTTAGTTCTTCATCTATGCCTATGTCAACCGTGTCAACGCCGCCCATGTCTCCCTTGGCAGGTTCATCGTCTCCCAAGGGCGGAAACTTGTGGCAGAACAAATTAAACCTCACTCCACCATCGTTGCAGCTCCCCGGTAGTCGGTTGAAGAGTGCTCTGAGCGCCAGGGATCTAGATCTCGAGATGGAACTGCTCGGTCTAGATAGTCCTCGCCGTCAACAACAGCACCAACAACAACAGCAGCAGCAAATGATTGAAGAGATTGCGAGAATCTCTTCCCCATCTTTCCGGAGCAACGAATTCAACAGGATTGTTGATTTGAATCCAACTAACCTCGATGATCTATTAGCATCTGCTGATCCTAATTTACTATCTCAACTACATGGACTTTCCATGCAACCCTCAACACCCACACAACAAATGCAATCTCCAACTGCCATGCAGATGCGTCAAAACATGAACATGAGCCAGAACATGAACATGAACCACCTTCGCGCTAGTTATCCATCCAACAACACACCTTCCTCTCCAGTAAGAAAACCCTCAGCATACGGATTTGATTCATCAGCTGCCGTGGCTGCTGCAGTGATGAACTCCAGGTCTGCCGCCTTCGCAAAGCAACGCAGCCAGAGTTTCATTGACCGCGGCGCATCAACTCACCATCTCGGGCTTTCTCCACCTTCCAACCCTTCCTGCAGAGTCTCCTCCGGCCTTTCAGATTGGGGTTCCCCCACCGGGAAACTCAACTGGAGCGTAAACGGAGACGAGCTGAACAAGCTAAGGAAATCAGCTTCTTTCGGGTTCAGAAACAACCCGGCACCATCAACTATATCATCCCAACAGAGTGAGCCTGATGTCTCTTGGGTTAACTCATTGGTCAAGGATGTTCCTTCTGAGAATTCTAACATGTATGGTGCTGAGAAGACGAGACAGCAGCAGCAGCAGCATCAACAGCAACAGCAGCAGTACGATCTGAATAGAGAAATGCTTCCACCATGGGTGGAGCAGCTGTACATAGAGCAGGAACAGATGGTTGCATGAGTGAAATGCAACCATGGCAAAGGAAAGCTTCTTGGTCATTCTGacagtattttttatttattattttattaattaatttggacaTTTACTGTTATCCAACATTTACATATATAGTATAGTTAGTGTCAAAGAACAAAGTTCAAGTTAATCTTCCAGAGATTTGAAGAGTCCTTGGATGAAGCAATTGTGCTGAATTTTTTgttgtattatataatttattgCCCTCTTTTCTCTAGTGGGTCAATCAATGTATTTTCTTTAGCAAGGGAACAAAGTATTTGTCATTGTCATtgtcattgattttttttttttggaaatcttgTCATTGTCATTGATTAAGCTAAGCagcacattttttaaaatagattgtTGTTATGTGATATCTGTTATTGAGAAAGTATTCTTTGGGCATATAATTGATTTCTTGTGGTTATGATTAGTTTATCTGTGTTAATATATAAAGACAACTGTAGTGGAAAAATGATAATCTTGTGGTTATGATTATGTCTTATACATTAGCAATGACTTTTCCTCTATCCCATCTGCCCCACACCCTCACCCCCACTTCATATCTTTGTCGAGCACTAACTTCATCTTTCTTTCTCCATCTATTTCCTTCTCCTTTCTATCATCAACAGGATTGTACGAAACACTAGAGGCAGAGACAAGTCAAAAGGGATGTGCGAAACACTAGAGGTATGAGATTTCAATGGAGGAAATCTTTCAGCTTCTCACTCCGGTTGGTTACCTGCATAAGGCCACTTATATCATATCTTACCCTAGTGGGTGGCTCCCGCGTCAACTCTAGTCATCCACCAAACTTTATCTTAATGAGCTTACTAAGAAATCGGACGTGTCTCACTCGGGTGGTTTCTGTTGAAAAAGAATTACAAGTGTGAGTAATATGAGAACCCCGAGTGAGACACGTCTGAGTGTTTATAAGTAGGAGAACCCTATTCGAATAGCTTTATTCTAAATCCCCGGGTAATAGAATAGCTATAAGTTATCCACCAAACATCATCTTAATGAGTTTACTAAGAAATTAGGGGGTCCCAGCGAGGTGACTTTCGCGCCACCTCCAGTAATTCCATTCTAGATCCCCGAGGGCTAAAATAGCTATAAGTTACCCACCAAACCTCATCTTAATGAGTTTACTAAAAAATTATGGGTGCCCCACCAGGGTGGCTTCCGCATCACCCCTAGTTGCTCCATTCTAGATCCCAGAGATAAAATAGCTATAAGCTACCCACTAAACTTCATCTTAATGAGTTTACTAAGAAATCAGGGGTGCCTATTTGAGTAAAGTACGACTATACCTTACCAAGGAGAGTCATTcgaaattcaaattttgtgatagAATTGACCCTAGTAAGAACATTCCTATCACGTGGCAAGGAAAAAACGGATTAGGAATCTGATTCAAAGACAAATTATAA includes these proteins:
- the LOC131621025 gene encoding zinc finger CCCH domain-containing protein 29, producing MCSGSKSKISSSDYAMESKLEKGIHNSSVLLELAAADDFNAFAREVEEKGLDLNEEGFWYGRRIGLKEMGAEKRTPLMIASLFGSIKVVKYIVLTGKVDVNGVCGSDMVTALHCAVAGGSESSFEVVKLLLEAGADADCVDAGGNKPVDLIVPAFNALLKSRRKVLELFLRGEVSAELVQGEMDVPLKKDGGDKKEYPIDISLPDINNGVYGSDEFRMYSFKVKPCSRAYSHDWTECPFVHPGENARRRDPRKYPYSCVPCPEFRKGSCQKGDSCEYAHGVFESWLHPAQYRTRLCKDETGCNRKVCFFAHKPEELRPVYASTGSAMPSPKSYSASALDMTSMSPLSLSSSSMPMSTVSTPPMSPLAGSSSPKGGNLWQNKLNLTPPSLQLPGSRLKSALSARDLDLEMELLGLDSPRRQQQHQQQQQQQMIEEIARISSPSFRSNEFNRIVDLNPTNLDDLLASADPNLLSQLHGLSMQPSTPTQQMQSPTAMQMRQNMNMSQNMNMNHLRASYPSNNTPSSPVRKPSAYGFDSSAAVAAAVMNSRSAAFAKQRSQSFIDRGASTHHLGLSPPSNPSCRVSSGLSDWGSPTGKLNWSVNGDELNKLRKSASFGFRNNPAPSTISSQQSEPDVSWVNSLVKDVPSENSNMYGAEKTRQQQQQHQQQQQQYDLNREMLPPWVEQLYIEQEQMVA